In a genomic window of Pseudomonas mohnii:
- a CDS encoding type IV pilus assembly protein FimV → MLESRLFVVRCCTRLLLVGAVVTYSALASALGLGEMTVHSALNQPLRADIALMDAAGLEEGELSVSLATADEFSRAGVERVRFLDNLKFTPVLRGNRRLIQVTSNKPVNEPFLNFLVELNQPNGRLLREYTVLIDPPGSPNIVPATDEPLIGRPSSEFPSVQPATAPLPARKEPPKPAAAPLIHPLDEQLAASVLQNQQLQASVDELKAKLLAQGEQIAAGKKQVAELQTRLAEVQLSTAEPDEPAVVTPTPVVAAEPGRDLSLIFGLPALVVLGLLGWFVRRRRQPLQTAPEPAAKQEPGLNRSVEPWQDVLGKQGEIAAHDAQQASLRSSGFAPQESLENRSRHPGLSPVASAAVPVAAASGNEFQLNLDDLSMGASWGLIDATASPSSASTLPEPDIEWELEPVSRSMDGSFLVEFAEPVPSPDLEPPKQAARS, encoded by the coding sequence ATGCTTGAGAGTCGGCTTTTCGTTGTACGCTGTTGCACCCGATTGTTGCTGGTCGGTGCCGTTGTCACTTACTCGGCATTGGCGTCAGCGCTGGGGCTCGGTGAAATGACCGTTCACTCGGCATTGAATCAGCCGCTGCGAGCCGACATTGCGCTGATGGATGCCGCAGGTCTGGAGGAGGGCGAACTGTCGGTCAGCCTGGCGACAGCGGACGAATTCAGCCGGGCCGGTGTCGAGCGGGTGCGCTTCCTTGATAACCTGAAGTTCACTCCTGTCCTGCGGGGCAACCGTCGCCTGATCCAGGTGACATCTAACAAACCGGTCAATGAACCCTTCCTGAATTTCCTCGTAGAGCTCAATCAGCCCAACGGCCGGTTGCTGCGTGAGTACACGGTGCTGATCGACCCTCCAGGATCACCCAATATTGTGCCGGCAACGGATGAACCGCTGATCGGCCGACCCTCTTCCGAATTTCCGAGTGTCCAGCCTGCCACCGCGCCACTTCCTGCGCGCAAGGAGCCGCCCAAGCCTGCCGCCGCTCCACTGATTCATCCGCTTGATGAACAATTGGCCGCCAGCGTGCTGCAAAACCAGCAGTTGCAGGCAAGCGTTGACGAGCTCAAGGCGAAGCTCCTGGCACAGGGCGAACAGATCGCCGCTGGGAAAAAGCAGGTAGCCGAGTTGCAAACCCGGTTGGCAGAAGTTCAGCTGTCGACAGCAGAGCCGGATGAGCCTGCGGTGGTGACGCCGACGCCTGTCGTTGCGGCAGAGCCCGGGAGGGATTTATCGCTGATATTCGGGCTGCCGGCGCTGGTGGTGTTGGGGCTGCTGGGATGGTTCGTTCGGCGTCGCCGCCAGCCACTACAGACCGCCCCCGAACCTGCGGCCAAGCAAGAGCCGGGACTGAACCGATCGGTGGAACCATGGCAGGACGTTCTGGGTAAGCAAGGTGAAATCGCGGCCCATGACGCACAACAGGCCAGCCTGCGCAGTTCCGGGTTTGCCCCACAAGAATCTCTGGAAAACCGTTCACGTCATCCCGGGTTGAGCCCTGTCGCATCAGCCGCAGTGCCCGTGGCGGCAGCGTCTGGCAACGAGTTCCAGTTGAACCTGGATGACCTGTCGATGGGGGCGAGTTGGGGCTTGATCGACGCCACCGCATCGCCATCGAGTGCCTCTACGTTGCCGGAGCCCGACATTGAATGGGAACTCGAACCCGTTTCCCGATCGATGGACGGCAGCTTTCTCGTCGAGTTCGCAGAGCCGGTTCCATCGCCGGACCTTGAACCGCCGAAACAGGCGGCCCGCAGTTAA
- the recQ gene encoding DNA helicase RecQ, with protein sequence MLEQAQRVLKDIFGYDSFRGRQGAIIERVASGGDALVLMPTGGGKSLCFQVPALLRDGLAVVVSPLIALMDDQVATLEELGVAAAALNSTLSAEQQRDLAARIKRGEVKMLYLAPERLVQPRMLAFLQGLNIALFAIDEAHCVSQWGHDFRPEYLQLGQLAEMFPDVPRIALTATADKRTREEIVTRLHLQNAERFLSSFDRPNIFYRIVPKEQPRKQLLAFLAERRSDAGIVYCLSRKKVEEVAAFLSEQGFPALPYHAGLPNDLRAYHQKRFLNEEGLIMVATVAFGMGIDKPNVRFVAHLDLPKSLEAYYQETGRGGRDGLPADAWMAYGLQDVVMLKQMLQNSEGDERHKRLEQHKLDAMLSLCEETRCRRQTLLAYFDEDMPEPCGHCDNCVDGVQTWDATEPARQALSAIYRTGQRYGVGHLVDVLLGKDNEKVRSFGHQHLSVYGVGKAMAEGEWRSLFRQLVARGLADIDLEGYGGLRLSDSCRPLLKGEVTLELRRDLKAQTTTKSSKSQASQLVRGEEREQWEALRALRRKLAEEHGVPPYVIFPDSTLLEMLRSQPTSLAEMATVSGVGARKLERYGEAFLEVLGGQVEAPKVVADVRHELITLARAGMTPLQIAGQLQCSEKNVYTMLAEAIGKQQLSLEQALDLPEDLMGEVQDAFLDGEGELPPVSEISALFAGRVPEGVLYCVRAALQSEFEI encoded by the coding sequence ATGCTCGAACAGGCTCAACGCGTCCTCAAGGACATCTTCGGCTACGACAGTTTCCGTGGCCGTCAGGGTGCAATCATTGAGCGCGTGGCCAGCGGCGGCGATGCCCTGGTTCTGATGCCTACCGGTGGCGGCAAATCCTTGTGCTTCCAGGTGCCGGCGCTGTTGCGCGATGGCCTGGCCGTCGTGGTGTCGCCGCTGATTGCCTTGATGGACGATCAGGTCGCGACGCTCGAAGAGCTGGGCGTGGCCGCCGCCGCATTGAACTCTACCCTCAGTGCCGAGCAACAACGCGACCTGGCGGCCCGCATCAAGCGCGGCGAAGTGAAAATGCTCTATCTCGCGCCGGAACGGCTGGTCCAGCCACGCATGCTGGCGTTCCTGCAAGGGTTGAACATCGCTCTGTTCGCCATTGACGAAGCGCACTGCGTGTCGCAATGGGGCCATGATTTCCGTCCGGAGTACCTGCAACTTGGCCAGTTGGCGGAAATGTTCCCCGATGTGCCACGCATCGCCCTGACCGCCACCGCCGACAAACGCACCCGGGAAGAGATTGTCACTCGCCTGCACTTGCAGAACGCCGAGCGCTTCCTGTCGAGCTTCGATCGACCGAACATCTTTTATCGCATCGTGCCCAAGGAGCAGCCGCGCAAGCAGTTGCTGGCGTTTCTCGCCGAACGGCGCAGCGATGCCGGCATTGTGTATTGCCTGTCGCGCAAAAAAGTCGAGGAGGTGGCGGCATTCCTCAGTGAGCAAGGCTTCCCGGCGCTGCCCTACCACGCCGGGTTGCCCAACGATTTGCGCGCCTACCACCAGAAGCGCTTCCTCAACGAGGAAGGCCTGATCATGGTCGCCACCGTGGCGTTCGGCATGGGCATCGACAAACCCAACGTACGTTTTGTCGCACACCTCGATCTGCCGAAATCCCTTGAGGCCTACTATCAGGAAACCGGTCGCGGCGGGCGTGACGGCCTGCCGGCAGACGCCTGGATGGCCTACGGCCTGCAAGACGTGGTGATGCTCAAGCAGATGCTGCAGAACTCCGAAGGCGACGAACGCCACAAGCGCCTGGAGCAGCACAAGCTCGACGCCATGCTCTCGTTGTGCGAAGAAACCCGCTGCCGCCGCCAGACCCTGCTGGCCTATTTCGACGAGGACATGCCCGAGCCCTGTGGTCACTGCGACAACTGTGTCGACGGCGTGCAGACCTGGGACGCCACCGAGCCCGCCCGTCAGGCGCTTTCGGCGATCTACCGCACCGGCCAGCGCTACGGTGTCGGGCATTTGGTGGATGTATTGCTGGGCAAGGACAACGAAAAAGTCCGCAGTTTCGGTCATCAGCATCTGTCGGTTTACGGTGTTGGCAAAGCGATGGCCGAAGGCGAATGGCGCTCGTTGTTCCGACAACTGGTTGCCCGGGGGCTGGCGGATATCGACCTGGAAGGTTACGGCGGCTTGCGCCTGAGTGACAGCTGCCGGCCGCTGCTCAAGGGTGAAGTGACCCTGGAGCTGCGCCGCGACCTCAAGGCGCAAACCACGACCAAAAGCAGCAAGAGCCAGGCGAGCCAACTGGTGCGCGGCGAAGAACGCGAACAGTGGGAAGCCTTGCGTGCCCTGCGACGCAAACTCGCCGAAGAACACGGTGTGCCGCCTTACGTCATCTTCCCGGATTCCACCTTGCTGGAAATGCTCCGCAGCCAGCCCACTTCCCTGGCGGAAATGGCCACGGTCAGTGGCGTCGGCGCGCGCAAGCTGGAACGTTATGGCGAGGCCTTCCTCGAAGTTCTCGGCGGCCAGGTCGAGGCACCGAAGGTGGTGGCCGATGTGCGCCACGAATTGATCACCCTGGCGCGCGCCGGCATGACGCCGCTGCAGATTGCCGGTCAGCTGCAATGCTCGGAAAAGAACGTCTACACCATGCTGGCCGAGGCCATTGGCAAGCAGCAGCTGTCGCTGGAACAGGCACTGGATTTGCCCGAGGACTTGATGGGCGAAGTTCAGGATGCGTTCCTCGACGGCGAAGGCGAGTTACCGCCAGTGTCGGAGATTTCCGCGCTGTTTGCGGGCCGGGTGCCGGAAGGTGTTTTGTACTGTGTACGGGCTGCATTGCAGTCCGAATTCGAGATTTGA
- a CDS encoding MarR family transcriptional regulator — protein MPLTDQHRFGMQLAQMSRGWRAELDRRLAGLGLSQARWLVLLHLARFDEAPTQRELAQSVGVEGPTLARLLDSLESQGLVQRQAVLEDRRAKKIVLCAPALPLIEQIETIATQLRHELFEGVDEADLAVCMRVHGHILGNLEKS, from the coding sequence ATGCCGTTAACCGATCAACACCGCTTTGGCATGCAATTGGCCCAGATGTCACGCGGCTGGCGTGCCGAACTCGACCGCCGACTGGCCGGGCTCGGACTGTCCCAGGCGCGTTGGCTGGTGCTGCTGCACCTGGCGCGTTTCGACGAAGCCCCGACACAACGTGAACTGGCGCAAAGCGTCGGCGTGGAAGGACCCACCCTGGCCCGCCTGCTCGATAGCCTGGAAAGCCAGGGCCTGGTGCAGCGTCAAGCGGTGCTGGAAGACCGTCGAGCAAAGAAGATCGTCCTCTGCGCCCCGGCGCTCCCCCTGATCGAACAAATTGAAACCATTGCCACGCAATTGCGCCACGAGCTGTTCGAAGGCGTGGATGAGGCGGATTTGGCGGTGTGCATGCGGGTTCATGGGCACATTCTTGGCAACCTTGAAAAATCTTGA
- a CDS encoding NAD(P)H nitroreductase, protein MQALDVLLNRVSVPRLVEPAPTPEQREALFAAAMRAPDHGHLQPWRFLTVEGAAREQMGELLAEAAKLQDGEASEAAIDKARNGPLRAPLVVVVIARLQDHVKYPKSEQRLAAGCAAHGILLAAYAQGIGAVWRTGDLAYSPHVAKGLGLAEGEEVIAFLYLGTPLKEPRVAEKVDVAEFVSAWPGKA, encoded by the coding sequence ATGCAGGCTCTCGACGTATTGCTCAACCGTGTTTCCGTCCCACGCCTGGTCGAGCCGGCTCCCACGCCAGAGCAGCGCGAGGCGCTGTTTGCCGCCGCCATGCGTGCACCCGATCACGGTCACTTGCAGCCGTGGCGTTTCTTGACTGTCGAAGGTGCTGCGCGCGAGCAAATGGGCGAGTTGCTGGCCGAAGCCGCGAAGCTGCAGGATGGCGAAGCCAGCGAGGCGGCCATCGACAAGGCGCGCAACGGTCCGCTGCGGGCGCCACTGGTGGTCGTGGTGATTGCGCGCTTGCAGGATCACGTCAAATATCCCAAGTCCGAGCAACGACTGGCGGCTGGCTGCGCGGCCCACGGGATTTTGCTGGCGGCCTATGCGCAGGGCATTGGCGCGGTGTGGCGTACGGGTGATCTGGCCTATTCGCCGCATGTGGCCAAGGGGTTGGGATTGGCCGAAGGCGAGGAGGTGATTGCGTTTCTGTACCTTGGCACGCCGCTGAAAGAACCGCGCGTTGCGGAGAAAGTTGATGTGGCCGAGTTCGTCAGCGCCTGGCCCGGTAAAGCCTGA
- a CDS encoding DUF962 domain-containing protein has product MENVKRFNSFAEFYPYYLSEHSDSTCRRMHFIGTTLVIFILALTIGRGTWMLLWALPVAGYSFAWVGHFFFERNRPATFQHPFYSLLGDFVMYRDMILGRVPF; this is encoded by the coding sequence GTGGAAAACGTCAAACGATTCAACAGCTTCGCTGAGTTTTACCCCTATTACCTCAGCGAGCACAGCGACAGCACTTGCCGACGAATGCACTTCATCGGCACGACGCTGGTCATTTTCATTCTGGCGCTGACCATTGGTCGGGGCACCTGGATGCTGTTGTGGGCTTTGCCGGTGGCCGGCTACAGCTTCGCCTGGGTCGGACATTTCTTCTTCGAAAGGAATCGCCCTGCAACTTTCCAACATCCCTTCTATAGCTTGCTCGGCGATTTCGTCATGTATCGCGACATGATTCTGGGACGCGTGCCGTTCTAG
- a CDS encoding HD domain-containing protein: protein MNANARFTHMKDGTQEDWAIIAADFSAYARQLPARIAAHLKLLEGDFGGFPVDRLTHSLQTATRAWRDGRDEEYVVCALLHDIGDTLGSYNHPDIAAAILKPFVSAENLWMVEKHGIFQGYYFFHHLGMDRHLREQFSDHPQYLATIEFCAKYDAAAFDPAYDTLPLSFFEPMMARLFAQPKHSIYKAAMEEYSPA, encoded by the coding sequence ATGAATGCAAACGCCCGTTTCACCCACATGAAGGACGGCACCCAGGAAGACTGGGCGATCATTGCTGCGGACTTCAGTGCCTACGCCCGTCAACTGCCGGCACGAATCGCGGCGCACCTGAAGTTGTTGGAGGGTGATTTTGGTGGCTTTCCAGTGGACCGCCTGACCCACTCCCTGCAAACCGCCACCCGCGCCTGGCGCGACGGCCGCGATGAAGAGTACGTGGTCTGCGCCCTGCTCCATGACATCGGCGACACCCTTGGCTCCTACAACCACCCGGACATCGCGGCCGCCATCCTCAAACCGTTTGTCAGCGCCGAGAATTTGTGGATGGTGGAAAAACACGGAATTTTCCAGGGCTACTACTTCTTCCATCACCTGGGCATGGACCGGCACCTGCGCGAGCAATTCAGCGATCACCCGCAGTACCTGGCAACCATCGAATTCTGCGCCAAGTACGACGCGGCGGCGTTTGATCCGGCATATGACACCCTGCCGCTGAGTTTCTTTGAACCGATGATGGCGCGACTGTTCGCGCAGCCGAAGCACTCGATCTACAAGGCGGCGATGGAAGAATACTCACCCGCCTGA
- a CDS encoding TrkH family potassium uptake protein, producing MALPTLRIIGFIIGIFLITLAIAMVVPMATLVIFDRTHDLPSFLWASMITFVAGLALVIPGRPEHIHLRPRDMYLLTVSSWLVVCIFAALPFLLTQRISYTDSFFESMSGITATGSTVLSGLDTMSPGILMWRSLLHWIGGIGFIGMAVAILPLLRIGGMRLFQTESSDRSEKVMPRSHMVARLIVAAYVGITIVGSLAFWWAGMSLFDAINHAMSAISTGGFSTSDQSLAKWTQPAVHWVAIVIMILGSLPFTLYVATLRGNRRALIKDQQVQGLLGMLVVTWLVLGTWYWWTTKLHWLEALRHVALNVTSVVTTTGFALGDYSLWGNFSLMLFFYLGFVGGCSGSTAGGIKIFRFQVAYILLKANLNQLIHPRAVIKQKYNGHRLDEEIVRSILTFSFFFAITICVIALLLSLLGVDWMTALTGAASTVSGVGPGLGETIGPAGNFASLPDAAKWILSFGMLLGRLEIITVFVLCIPAFWRH from the coding sequence ATGGCGTTGCCGACCTTACGGATCATTGGTTTCATTATCGGCATCTTCCTGATAACCCTGGCCATCGCCATGGTCGTGCCCATGGCCACGCTGGTGATCTTCGACCGTACCCATGACCTGCCGTCGTTCCTCTGGGCCAGCATGATCACCTTTGTCGCCGGCCTGGCGCTGGTCATTCCGGGACGACCCGAGCACATTCACCTGCGCCCACGGGACATGTACCTGCTGACCGTCAGCAGCTGGCTGGTGGTGTGCATCTTCGCCGCACTGCCGTTTCTGTTGACCCAGCGCATCAGCTACACCGATTCGTTTTTTGAAAGCATGTCCGGCATCACCGCCACCGGCTCGACGGTACTCAGTGGCCTGGACACCATGTCCCCCGGCATTCTGATGTGGCGCTCGCTGTTGCACTGGATCGGCGGCATCGGCTTTATCGGCATGGCGGTGGCGATTCTGCCACTGCTGCGCATCGGTGGCATGCGGCTGTTTCAGACCGAGTCGTCGGACCGTTCCGAAAAAGTCATGCCCCGCTCGCACATGGTGGCGCGGTTGATCGTAGCGGCCTACGTCGGCATTACCATTGTCGGCAGCCTGGCGTTCTGGTGGGCCGGGATGAGCCTGTTCGATGCGATCAACCATGCGATGTCGGCAATTTCCACCGGTGGTTTCTCCACCTCCGACCAGTCCCTGGCCAAATGGACACAACCGGCGGTGCACTGGGTGGCGATCGTCATCATGATTCTCGGCAGCCTGCCTTTTACCCTGTACGTGGCGACCCTGCGCGGCAACCGCCGGGCGCTGATCAAGGATCAACAGGTTCAAGGCTTGCTCGGCATGTTGGTGGTGACCTGGCTGGTGCTCGGCACCTGGTACTGGTGGACCACCAAGCTGCATTGGCTGGAAGCGCTGCGGCATGTGGCGCTGAACGTGACGTCGGTGGTGACGACCACCGGTTTCGCACTGGGGGACTACAGCCTCTGGGGCAATTTCTCGCTGATGCTGTTCTTCTATCTGGGCTTTGTCGGCGGTTGTTCCGGCTCGACGGCTGGCGGGATCAAGATTTTCCGCTTCCAGGTGGCCTACATTCTGCTCAAGGCCAACCTTAATCAGTTGATTCATCCGCGCGCGGTGATCAAGCAGAAGTACAACGGTCACCGGCTCGATGAAGAGATCGTGCGTTCGATTCTGACCTTTTCGTTTTTCTTCGCCATCACCATCTGCGTGATCGCGCTGTTGCTGTCGCTGCTCGGGGTAGACTGGATGACCGCGCTCACCGGCGCCGCCAGCACCGTGTCCGGTGTCGGCCCCGGCCTGGGTGAAACCATCGGCCCGGCCGGCAACTTCGCCTCGCTGCCCGACGCCGCCAAGTGGATTCTCTCGTTCGGCATGCTCTTGGGCCGACTGGAGATCATTACGGTATTTGTTCTGTGCATTCCAGCGTTCTGGCGTCACTGA
- a CDS encoding helix-turn-helix transcriptional regulator: protein MRPILTLRQYSHDLIIHSHEHAQLVFGLSGALDFEIDGRGSQVVQQSFAVVPSGAHHACGSANGSRCLVLDVPGDQWVSQSLGDHAESSRRLLDNAGRLSLDAGQSQLVAWLANSPVEDPLIAQQGAVLLLASLNNARPDSVGTRRLPYAALNAHIDQYAAYPLQVADLARVAGLSSARLHARFVAECGQTPMDYIRSRRLHKAVTLLRESMLPIGEIACRVGYSSQSAFAAAVLREFGTSPGKLRREAGDKQ from the coding sequence ATGAGACCGATCCTCACCCTTCGTCAGTACAGCCACGACCTGATCATCCACAGCCATGAGCACGCACAATTGGTGTTCGGGCTGTCGGGCGCGCTGGATTTCGAGATCGACGGGCGTGGCAGCCAGGTGGTTCAGCAGAGTTTCGCCGTGGTGCCATCCGGCGCGCACCATGCGTGCGGCAGCGCCAATGGCAGCCGTTGCCTGGTACTGGACGTGCCCGGTGATCAATGGGTCTCTCAGTCCCTGGGCGATCATGCCGAATCCAGCCGACGCTTGCTCGACAACGCTGGACGGCTGTCGCTGGATGCCGGGCAAAGCCAACTGGTCGCCTGGCTGGCCAACAGCCCGGTCGAGGATCCGCTGATTGCGCAACAGGGTGCGGTGCTGTTGCTGGCCAGTCTGAACAACGCAAGACCTGATAGCGTCGGTACTCGGCGCCTGCCCTACGCTGCATTGAATGCGCACATTGACCAATACGCCGCCTACCCGCTGCAAGTCGCCGATCTGGCACGCGTGGCCGGCCTCTCCAGTGCTCGTCTGCATGCCCGGTTCGTTGCCGAATGCGGGCAGACGCCGATGGATTACATCCGCAGTCGCCGCCTGCATAAGGCCGTTACCTTGTTGCGCGAATCGATGCTGCCCATAGGCGAGATTGCCTGTCGCGTCGGTTACAGCTCCCAGAGTGCATTCGCCGCCGCGGTGCTGCGCGAGTTCGGCACATCACCGGGCAAACTGCGACGCGAGGCTGGCGACAAACAGTGA
- a CDS encoding AraC family transcriptional regulator, giving the protein MSERTTSASWAMGIVKALEMDGLDCRVLFKQLGLDYAALDDPDARFPQDSMTRLWQRAVELSGNPAIGLNMGKVVRPAQFHVTGYALMSSQTLAEGFKRLVRYQRIIAESADLSFRLLDEGYALILTVHGDHLPPTRQSAEASLACALALCGWLTGRTLHPRKVLVQGDQPANLEPYKQAFHAPLVFNAPYDALIFERSDMEAPLPTANEAMALLHDRFAGEYLARFSEGRVTHKARQVLCRLLPQGEPKRDTVAQTLHLSQRTLQRRLQEEGTSFQTLLDDTRRELAEQYLAQPTMTLLEIAYLLGFADPSNFFRAFRRWFDATPGEYRARLMEAPPTVSDARTLECTEQIP; this is encoded by the coding sequence ATGAGCGAACGAACGACTTCTGCAAGCTGGGCGATGGGGATTGTCAAAGCACTGGAAATGGACGGCCTGGATTGCCGGGTTCTGTTCAAACAGCTGGGGCTTGACTACGCGGCATTGGATGATCCGGATGCGCGCTTCCCGCAGGACTCCATGACACGACTCTGGCAACGCGCGGTTGAGCTGTCCGGCAACCCGGCGATTGGCCTGAACATGGGCAAGGTGGTACGCCCCGCGCAGTTCCATGTGACCGGCTACGCCTTGATGTCCAGCCAGACCCTGGCCGAAGGTTTCAAGCGACTGGTGCGTTACCAGCGGATTATTGCTGAAAGCGCGGACCTGAGTTTCCGCCTGCTGGATGAGGGGTATGCGCTGATTCTGACGGTTCACGGCGATCATTTGCCGCCCACCCGTCAAAGCGCCGAAGCCTCACTGGCCTGCGCCCTGGCGCTGTGCGGCTGGCTGACCGGTCGCACGCTGCACCCGCGCAAGGTGCTGGTCCAGGGCGATCAACCGGCCAATCTCGAACCTTATAAACAGGCTTTCCATGCGCCGCTGGTGTTCAACGCACCTTACGATGCGCTGATTTTCGAGCGTTCGGACATGGAAGCGCCATTGCCGACGGCCAACGAGGCCATGGCGTTGCTGCATGACCGCTTTGCCGGCGAATACCTGGCACGGTTTTCCGAGGGGCGCGTGACCCACAAGGCGCGGCAGGTGCTATGCCGTTTGCTGCCACAGGGCGAACCCAAGCGCGACACCGTGGCGCAAACGCTGCACCTGTCGCAACGTACGTTGCAGCGACGCTTGCAGGAAGAGGGCACGAGTTTTCAAACATTGCTCGACGACACCCGGCGCGAATTGGCCGAGCAGTATCTGGCGCAACCGACCATGACCCTGCTGGAAATTGCCTACCTGCTGGGGTTCGCCGATCCGAGCAACTTCTTCCGCGCCTTCCGGCGCTGGTTCGATGCCACGCCCGGCGAATACCGGGCGCGATTGATGGAAGCGCCACCGACGGTCAGTGACGCCAGAACGCTGGAATGCACAGAACAAATACCGTAA
- a CDS encoding SelT/SelW/SelH family protein gives MAASKPEIVITYCTQCQWLLRAAWLAQELLSTFGDDLGKVSLVPGTGGVFHISCDEVQIWERKVDGGFPEAKILKQRVRDQIDPDRDLGHNDRTQ, from the coding sequence ATGGCCGCGAGCAAACCGGAAATCGTCATCACTTATTGCACCCAATGCCAGTGGTTGTTGCGCGCTGCCTGGCTGGCCCAGGAGCTTCTCAGCACGTTCGGCGACGATCTGGGTAAAGTGTCACTGGTACCCGGCACGGGCGGCGTCTTTCACATTTCCTGCGACGAGGTGCAAATCTGGGAGCGCAAGGTTGACGGTGGGTTTCCCGAGGCCAAGATTCTGAAACAGCGGGTCCGCGATCAAATCGATCCGGACCGGGATCTCGGACACAACGATCGCACTCAGTGA
- a CDS encoding DMT family transporter, with product MTPRTALGALHIGALMFGLTGVFGKLAAASPAIIVFGRAAFAVLALAFFARFARQSRWQTLEAVDWRRLLLSGLLLAGHWVSFFIAVKVAGVAIATLGFASFPAFTVILEGLIFRERIRANEILLVVLVSVGLVLVTPAFDLASGATTGLLWAVASGLLFALLSLTNRVSSGRIPPVQAALYQNVVVALCLLPMAAPQLSEVRAIDWLWISLLGVFCTGVAHSLFVASLAVIKARTAAVVFALEPVYGITVAWLLFDENPTLRMLLGGALIIVAIVVSSRLANGSSKKAVAAEAASH from the coding sequence ATGACTCCCCGTACCGCCCTTGGCGCCCTGCATATCGGTGCACTGATGTTTGGCCTGACCGGCGTATTCGGAAAACTCGCCGCAGCCTCACCGGCCATCATCGTTTTCGGCCGCGCGGCATTCGCAGTGCTGGCGCTGGCATTTTTTGCACGATTCGCCCGCCAGAGCCGCTGGCAAACACTTGAAGCCGTGGACTGGCGTCGACTGTTACTCAGCGGCCTGTTGCTGGCGGGGCACTGGGTGAGTTTCTTCATTGCGGTGAAAGTGGCTGGCGTGGCGATCGCAACGCTGGGCTTTGCCAGTTTCCCGGCCTTTACCGTCATCCTCGAAGGCCTGATTTTCCGCGAACGCATTCGCGCCAATGAGATCCTGTTGGTCGTACTGGTCAGCGTCGGGTTGGTGCTGGTGACGCCAGCGTTCGATCTGGCCAGCGGCGCTACCACGGGCCTGCTCTGGGCCGTGGCATCCGGTTTGTTGTTCGCCCTGCTGTCGCTGACCAACCGCGTCAGTTCCGGCCGCATTCCGCCGGTGCAGGCAGCGCTGTATCAGAACGTTGTGGTCGCCCTGTGCCTGTTGCCGATGGCGGCGCCGCAATTGAGCGAGGTGCGTGCTATCGACTGGCTGTGGATCAGCCTGCTCGGGGTGTTCTGCACCGGCGTTGCCCATAGCCTGTTCGTCGCCAGCCTCGCCGTGATCAAGGCCCGGACCGCCGCCGTGGTCTTCGCCCTGGAGCCGGTTTACGGCATCACCGTGGCCTGGCTGTTATTCGATGAAAACCCTACCCTGCGCATGTTGCTGGGCGGTGCGTTGATCATCGTCGCGATTGTGGTGTCCAGCAGGCTTGCGAACGGTTCGAGCAAGAAAGCCGTCGCCGCAGAGGCCGCCTCTCACTGA
- a CDS encoding UDP-2,3-diacylglucosamine diphosphatase codes for MTSAELAKPSRKQRVRTLWISDVHLGTRDCQAEHLSQFLKGYHADKIYLVGDIIDGWKLRGGMYWPQAHTNVIRRLLTMAKRGTEVIYVTGNHDEFLRRYSKLILGNIQLVDEAVHVTADGRHLLVIHGDQFDVITRYHRWLAFLGDSAYEFTLTLNRWLNHWRARYGYGYWSLSAYLKHKVKTAVSFISDFEEAIAHECVKRELHGVVCGHIHHAEIRKVGEVDYLNCGDWVESCTALIEHWDGTIELYRLADAQAREAQLKALKVAEPA; via the coding sequence ATGACCAGCGCCGAGCTCGCCAAACCCAGCCGTAAGCAACGTGTGCGGACCCTATGGATTTCCGACGTGCATTTGGGCACGCGCGATTGCCAGGCCGAGCATCTGTCGCAGTTTCTCAAGGGTTACCACGCAGACAAGATCTATCTGGTGGGCGATATCATCGACGGCTGGAAACTGCGCGGCGGCATGTACTGGCCGCAGGCGCACACCAACGTGATCCGGCGCTTGCTGACCATGGCCAAGCGCGGTACCGAGGTGATCTACGTCACCGGCAACCATGACGAATTCCTGCGCCGCTATTCGAAGCTGATTCTGGGCAATATCCAGTTGGTGGACGAAGCGGTGCACGTGACCGCTGACGGCAGGCATTTGTTGGTGATCCACGGGGACCAGTTTGACGTAATCACTCGCTATCACCGCTGGCTGGCCTTTCTCGGCGACTCGGCCTACGAATTCACCCTGACCCTCAATCGTTGGCTCAACCATTGGCGTGCCCGTTATGGCTATGGCTACTGGTCGCTGTCGGCGTACCTCAAGCACAAGGTGAAAACCGCCGTCAGCTTCATCAGCGATTTTGAAGAAGCCATCGCCCATGAGTGTGTCAAACGCGAGCTGCATGGCGTGGTGTGCGGGCACATTCACCATGCCGAGATTCGCAAGGTCGGCGAGGTGGATTACCTCAATTGCGGGGACTGGGTGGAGTCGTGCACGGCGCTGATCGAGCATTGGGATGGCACGATCGAGTTGTATCGCCTGGCTGATGCCCAGGCGCGGGAGGCGCAGTTGAAGGCTTTGAAAGTCGCCGAGCCAGCGTGA